The genomic interval CAGTTAATCACTAGAAATGACAGATGATCAGTATGTCTAAAAGTAACAGTGATCATCACTTATAATTGCTTACTTATGGAACACTAACTTAACAGTGATCATCACTTGATGCTCTCCTACATGATCCTCCTACATCAGAATGTAATAAAACAAAAGGTAGAGATAACAGAGAAAGCCTCAAAATAAATTATCGCAGTTGCACAAAAACTCTGTAGATGTCAAATAGACTACCATCTGAAGTTGTCATGGCATGCCAGGTTAAAGTTTGAACAAATAGCAGAAAAATCCAAAATGGTGTTGGTTGTACCACTGATTAAGATTTTGCTGACAAGAGAAactaggaaagaaaaaaaaaagaatgagaATAAGTTGGATATCAGCCAGACTCAGTGGCAAAGAAAGATTTTGCAGTTGCTTTCACAAATAAAGCACATTTATAGGGCATAGAATAAAATGCATGGAAAGATGGCTAAGTTTCAGCTTCGCTTACTGCAGCTTCAACATTTGCAGGAGATTCATCATTTGGACTCGATAGCATAGAAATAATACTCAAAACTATGCTCTCAACCTGCATTTCGAGATTAAAGACCCATATTTTAGAACATAAACAAACTCCAATTAATATATAGATGTAGAAGAAAAACTACATCCATTAACCAattaaccaaaaagaaaataaacagcaAATGAACATGAATTTTGTTTATGATAATCATGTAAATCAGGCATCAAAATTACATTATATCAACCAATAGAGTACAAgtactttgaaattaatttggttTGACTTATTAAAAGCTATTTATATGGTGTAAAGTTAGTTGAAATtactataaaatttaatttagtcGATACACATGTCTATTTGTGTCACTTTGCCTCATCAGAATTTCCCGTGTTTGTATTTTGTCATCAGCACTGTGAAGGAAAAGAATAttgagaaatattttttaatatcaaataGATTACCATCTCATTCCGTTAGGAGCCTCTTTAGACTGCCTAGGTATGACAATTTGCCCTGCTCCTATCAAAAACTCGATCAGATTGTTGCTGTATATGTGGTGCAGGGTGgggataagaatttttttttttcttcctggcCCTCACCATCCTGTTTCCTATATGGGGCAAGATGGGAATTGAAATACACGACTCCTCCAATTCTGCTCCATTATCATCCTTTTTTGTCTGTCTTATATTTTGGAGGGAAACTACTAGAGAAAATGAGACCGATATATTTTCTTCTCTATCATATTCCTAGTGACAATAGAGAAAGTGTGGTTTCCAATAAAGAAAGGTGAACTTTATGATCAAGGACCTCATTATCCTTTTGAAACTTCTATGCTGTCTTGGTTTTCATTTAATATCTTTGTTTTCTAAGAAATCATATGACAAATAAATAACTCAGAAGTCATAAACAGCAAGGAGACACACTAAGCATTGCGCTTTTCTACTTACACCTTAATTTACATAAATGTAAAAAGATCTAGTACGCCATGcattactgatttttttttttcatattgctTGTAATTAAAAATTTCAGCGTTACATGACAATGTCTTATTTTTAAATACAAGaatcttaactttatgacaatGAGAATAAGATCAACAAGAATCCCAACTacttatggtaagaaaaatgaaaataacataataataataataacatatcAAAAACATTGTAAAATACAAAATTACAAGTTGCAACTTGCAATAAGAGAGTACCGTGTGCACAGGTGACCAACGCTCACTAGCAAGCTCATAACCATTTGGGTCATCACCAGGAGGGTGAAGAATAGAAATGCAAACACGACCATCCATATAAACTGCAAATTGCAGATGCATTCATTGATACGGATCATCCAACAATAAGAAAAAGGAATATGATTTAGAGAACAAAGATATATTTTCACCGTTGGGATGCCACATCTCTGATGTAAATCGAACTGTAGGAGGACTGTTAGGATAGTTGGATGGAAAACTCATAATTGCATTAAAATAGCCACCATCACTGCAAGTATTTGAGAGAAAgcaaatgaaaaatcaagtttAAACGTTGGATGAAAGAGATATTGGTGCATTCCTTGCACTATAATGAAATGCAAAAATGTGATGGAGTCACATATGAATATCATTAGTCACTTGCCCTTTTTAAAAGATTGATAAAGATTAAACTACCCTAACAATGAAATACTACTTGGGTGTTGTTCACCCACTGTGGTtgtataaaaactcaatttgggaAAAAAAACTTAAAGGCATTCCCCCTTCACGCATAGCCCATGAAGTCGATCCATTTGCCATCCATTGACATAGGATTAATCGCAGTTGCACACTGTTGTGAGGCTGGAATCAAATTTTGTAGTGGACGGCATGATCCTTCAAGGACTGTTTGCATTAAGGAGTGCCTCACGCTAAGTTTCCTCTTCAATTTGCCCACTACGTTACCTATTTAATGGGCCAAATCATCCAGTGTTATCTGTAATTAACCTCTTATTACATAAAGCTTGAGATCTTCAACTTATCATTCACCAAAAGAGCTGGAGGCAGAAAATTGATTTCTAGCCAAAAGATCAAATTCAATCTAGAAACTAGACAATATAACCAGCCTGAACTAATAAAGAATTAATATAACATTCGTAATAGCATGGCGTTTTATTCACTTGAACGCAGAAAAAAGGGGCAAAAAACGATCAACTACGAAATATAGAATATTTGATGGAAATATCCCACGAcgcaaatgaagaagaaaaggagcaaTTTTGAGAAAAGCACAATCAATCCCTCAACCAATTGATCACAAGTCCTGTTAGTATTAATATGAACCACCAAAAAAAGAAGCGGTACATAATTCGAAATAAGAGCATTTTGTTCACTGAATGctcaatataaagaaaaagaaaaattaaatacggAAAAAACTGTTGTGCAAAAATCCCAGgacaccaatgaagaagaaaagagacAATTTTGAACAAAgcacaatcaatcaatcaatcaactaataaacacaaacacaagcccTGTTAGCCTCGAGATGATCCGTCCAATAAGAAGCGACATAACATGTGAAATAGCAGGGCGCCGATCAAGAAGAAAAGGAACAATTTCGAACGAAATACGATCAATCCATCCACCAATAAACCACGACTCCGAAACGATCACTCACTATAGCGTGTCCGGTGGCCCGATGATCGTGACGTTCCACTCGAAGATGTTGCCGTCGTCGACCAGGCCAGCAGAGAAGCCGTCGACAGGGTTCTTCGCGAGATCTGAgacgaaaagaagaaaaagaaataaagtcgTAAGCCGCAAGAAAACCCCCAATCGAAAACTAGAAAACGCGACAAGAAAGAACCATAGAGAGATCGGATTGAAGGATCGAGATGCTTACCGCGGAGCTGCTTTTGCAACAGGAGGCTCGCCTGGCTCGCTGCCGCCATCCAAGAGGAAGAGAGTAATGGATCGACAAAGGAGAGCGATTAGATAGATGGATCGAGGAGCCTTATATAGGGATTGATCGAAGAGCAATTGGGAGACAACAAATATTCCCGAGGAATAAGATATACATTTTTTCTAAAACAAATATTTTTCTTTACACctcttaaaaaaatctttttctttcctttcaaaatttaaatatttgttttaaaatatgatttttaattcACTTTATTTTTAAATGCAAATTACAACGGGACACGTTTTTTTGGTCGATTAAATCATGTACGATTTTTTAATGCATATTTGAGGGTTCTAGCTCAAAAACAAGCACACGATAGGTTGTCAAAGTCAAATCCAATTGGTTTGACTTTTCAAAGAGGTCTAACGTCGAAAATGGTAAAGTTGAGTTTGACTTTCAACGGTTGGTATTGAGAAATAATGATACTAAATTATACATTATATAATCTAATATTTTAAAAGGATGATAATAAGTCGAATGCTATTTAATCAACTAAGTGCTTGCGTTGCCAAATAATTTATCATAAAACAATAACTTAAATTTGGAGATGCTAACAGATATTTAACGCATCTAAATATCAATAATGGGGGGCATTTCCCTTAACCATGATCTGCGTGCGGTAAATGGGGGGCAAAACAAGTATTCCAAATTAATGGCCCAGAGTAAAACTCGTATTGCATTTCAATAAAAAAACAATTTATGATGATAGCAATGAAATCTAATCTCAAAGATGATAACTTTTCGAGTAAACCAATAAGTTAAAAGTTAAAGACAAATCTGTTACTACAACTAACGCTGAAGGTGTTCTCAGAAGAGTTTAAGTAACATCACAATCCATGTCAAATATCTTACAATAACCAAACCACAAAATCCTACAACTCATCCAACACGAGACTTCAGATTTGCAAAGTGTCATCCAGCTTCTGGTTACCATGCAAGAGATGAGATACATTGTTATCGTCATTCATGAACTTTAGAACAGAAACAAATAGAAGGGTCACACCCTTTTTCACGCACTGTTTCATCTAGGGCTTGAATCAGCAGATCTCGATCTTGAACCAGGAGGTGAAACTGAGGGACGTTTTGGCCTTGGTGATCTCTGATGTCGTGATCCCTCAGCATCATGCAAACGCTTACTATACGTGAAGCGGGATAATAATCAAAGGCCAGAATTAACTATTTACATAAAAGGTAAATCTTCTTTTGGTTAATCAATATGGCAGTCTTTTAGCATTTGTGGAATGCACTATGGATATCAGAAGGTTCAATGCTAATAGCCAATTCTTTTGTAGGCAAAACAAGCAATTCTGGGATATAAAGATTTAATGAAATAGCCATCTACTTTTATCAGCATATTGAAAGCATTTACATTATAATCATTTGAATCATGCACGGGCTCAAACTGAATCAACTCAAAGATCGCATAGAAACAAGCAGTGGTATTAGAGATGATGCATTACACACAATGACAAGCCAAGTGCCCCATCATTTTTCGTGTAATCAAACTCTAGGTGAGACTATATACCTAAAGTGTTTGCTTTGATGGTTTCGATATGCCAAAACAACATATTAACATGTATCTCTCTCATCCCATAATCTGGGAAGTATTGCACAGCTAATTGATTGGAAAATAATGAGATATTTCTTATTCGTCTCCTAATAGCATCTCACGTCGatcttaaaattctattttgttgtAGTATCATTTTGCATGAGCTTACCACCCAAAAGTACTACTCGAGATGTGACAAACTCAGAAAAGTGAAAGGTTCCTTTCTATGCTACCAGAAAACTATCCTATGAATAAATAAACTTCTCTTACATAGAAGTCCCATTCACACTATGAAGCTTTTTTTCATTCAATATATTTCTTAGTTCTACTCAACTTTATAAATTCAGCATATAAATATGGCCTTTATAATATTATAGATCTTGTATCATGTAGTGTAAAATTCCTCCAGATTCAAGAATGGTAAAAAGTTGAGAGCAGatataactttaattttttttaaaaaaaatcataataaatttttGTATGATCAGGTTTAACTTACTCATCATAACCATTAGCATCTCCATTTCTGTTAGCATCTTTGTAGCTTGGAGAATTGATTCGGTGGTCATCATCTTCACTGCGTTCCCTTGAATGTTCTCTTGGAGATCTTGTCTGACTGCGTTGCCTTCTATTTGGAGAATAGTCATCATGGCGGGATTTTGGTGCAGGTGAATATGATCTAGAGAATgaacgatttttttttttgaaaatttcaataATAGTTTAGAAAGAAAAGTTCTTTCAAAACTTCCAACAGAAAGAAATTCACATAAGCTTACCGTGAATGATGTCGAGCCCTTGAAGAATAACGGGGAGAGTGTGAGCGTGACCTTGAACGAGACCGTGACCGTCCTGTAAATTtaaaatacaagaaaaagatCACACCATCAGATACCAGTGTATTTATTTCCAAGCAACAGTAACATAAAATTAGCAAAGTTTTGAAAAACAGCTGCACATTTTGCTGTAAGAAACAAGTATATTATGTACCACCATAATGTCAAACCATTAATTATATTACGTGAAATAGTTTCACGTAAGATAGTACTCTAAAAAGGATTGGAAGAATACAACTAGTCTCTACAAAAGCTAGAATTAAAATAACTTACAACATTAGAACCAGGATTGTCAGGATTGAGATGATACCTAAGAAACAGTGATGCGTTCATAGCATCAGCTTATAAGACCAGAACCAAAAACTAAATCCTACAATTTAAAAACAATCAGATATAGCATCCATTAACTTATGGTATCTAGCATCAACACAACAACAAGCCCTGAAGTCTTAATTTTTTGGGGTCTGCTACACATTATCCCACCATTGGCCTCTCTATGTAAAGTTTTCTAGGATCTTCTGATTAGTTAAATAGGATTTTTAAAGCATAACAGAGAATAATTGACACTAGCAATAAAAAATGAAAGCAATAAATATTACGGTGTTACATAAAATGTGGTAAATGGTGACTTCCAGATAACAAATGGAACAAAAATACCTCGTTAAAAAAGATAATATatttggaaatttaaaattttttagagcAATTGAAATTATTCTCTTATAGCAAGCATTGTGAATAAAAGTATATCCCATTGAGTCAACTTTATTAGGTTCAAACTTTTATTTAGAAAAGGTTATAGGACATTGAATCAGATTGTAGATTTATGAGATCCCAGCCAAATCCATATACCATTGGAAGTAGGATATGCGGTGTTTAAGCCAATTTGGACAACAAAAACCTAAGATTCTAAGGTACAAGCCAAATCCTGACAACCATTAAGTACCAAAAAAATATTAGATACTTGAATTGGTGGTGCAAATGGCAGTGTACTGTtaagcataaaaaggaaaggcaCATATTTGTTGAAACAAAAAAGTAAGTATAGCAGTAGAAGTTTATGAAGTTTGATGAACTACTTGATAACAATGAgatccaacaaaaaaaaataactgcAGAAAAGAGTATTTGCATAATGGTCGAATGGATAAACCACTCATGAAATCAATAATCTCAAAACGTCCCTTGGGTCTCCTTTTCATTTTTCTACATGCTAATCTTGTAATAAAAAGATGCTGGTAGACAAAGCTAAGGATATCACTGACCTTTCCAGACTTCAAATACATATAATTACAAAccattttaagtaatttttcatATCGTTGATGTTTTCAGATTTTGAAGTTATATTATCACAAATTATGCTTAGAAATTTCACGTAGTTTACTTTATAGATAAAAAAGAATCAATAGCAATACAAAACATAGAGTTTAATGATACATAGAAAGTAACCAAGAAGCAATATATACTTTAGGAAAAAATCTAAGAAATACAATTCAAGTTTAACAGAAGTAAAAGCATAGATTTCCGTACTcaaaatttgatgaaaaatataaaattttagcaAATTTTCACATGGAAACAAACCAGAATGAAAGTACAATACCATGTCAGAACTATTACTTAGAGGACGTACATAAGAAATTGATATTATAAAAGttgcaaaaagaaaaaaacacaacCATGATGAGAAGGGCGGCGACGATCATAACCAGATGGCCCTCTAGCAAAAGGTAAAGAATTGTAAGTATATTAGTAGCATGCTATACCATGACCAAGGATAAAAAgaagtaaaataaaagaaaccaATATAACATGAAGGCGAGCAAAATACCTGACTCTACCTCTTTTACGCATCTCATCTGGCCTTTTCCTTGACTCAGCTGCAACAACCACAGTTATCTCCCTACCACCAAACACTTGCCTGTTCATATGATATTGTGCCTCTGAAGCATCATAAGGATCAACAAACTCTATGAATGCAAAGCCACGTGGCTCTCTGCAACATGATAGCtaattatcaaaaaataataataataataatttattcataGCAGTAGGAAAAGGTGAAAAAATTTCCATGTTACTAAGTTTACCGGAATGGAGCAATCACATAATATGTCTTGCACACTTGTCGAAGCATCACAGACAATGACAAATAGCACTCCAGCAAAAAGATGCTCAAGTGTCAGAAAAAGGGGTTACCAATCAAGCTCTAATGTCTTCAAGTATCTTCTACAatcggtctagtggctagcacatgaggtgttgccaccatgaggtttggggttcgaatctcgacaaagctgaggtaaatgtctctcttatgtgctagtcactattccaaaggctagtagccgtccgtgatttacctccttcgtgttggcctgggacggattggcgggggcgctgggggcgagcgtattcgccttttgccaccaagtATCTTCTACAATCACTTTATAATTTGCATGTCATACTCTTCACTCGAATGCACACTATGGAGCACTTTAGAATATAATCCTCGATTATCTTTTTGTCAAACCCACTTCAAAAGGTTTAGGTTCCTATCTTTGCTTTACAAAACTAAACTTGATGAGGAACTTAGTTCTCTTCAAACAGGTACTTCTTGATTTCAACAAAACACTAGTCCTCAACAAAAAGAATATATTATGCAATGATAAAGAGTGCTCTTCAACAAATGCATGGCTTCTATTTACTTCAAATCAATACATCCCTGAGAATCATTTGAACAATTAATTcatattgaaaagaaaaaaaataatagtagcAAATGATGCATTTTAAAAATACCATTATTTTCATAAACAGAATGCATTTTAAGAGACAATTTAAacatacagcaagaaactaaacaCATTCAATAGAGCTTCAGAAGTCAACCATGGTTTAAGTAGACAAACTGTGATAGCTTGCCTTAATTTAAGATCTTTTAAAAGATCCAAAGTATTTAGAACAAATAAAACACTACATCCCAAGGACCGAATATTAGAAAATCCTATAAAACCATTAATCTTGTAAAAATCAAACAGATACATGCAAAATGATAAATATCACTAGTATAACCAACATAAACTTACCCAGAATAGTAGTTCTTTGGCAGATAAACATCTCGAACAGGACCAAATCTATCAAATTGAGCTCGAAGATCCTCAGGACTGTAGGACAATAAAAAAGGATTCTCGAATAAATTTACTGTTGTTGATTGGCCATCAGAACAGATACACACATAAATTATCTATCTATCTATAGTAATCAAATAATTGCGACAAAAAAATGTTACGAGAAACATTACCGACAATTTAGAGGAATATTCCGAACCAAAAGGCTGCCAGATCCCTGTTCCTTCCCACCATACCCACCCCCATAACCTCTCCTGGGTGGACTTCTTCCTCTACCACCATAACCCCTCCTGGGTGGACTATGGTAAGGTGGACTGTACCTCCTCATCAGAAATCTGAAAAATAGCACCCAAAATTCATCATTTCTTATTGGAAGTCAGTAATGACAACAAGAGATTATGATACCAACAGAAGCAATACAAATAAAATTAGTTCAAATTATTGTGAAAAAACAATGTAACAGCAATCTTTCTAGGAAGAACAAATATCATGTTTGACAGGTACTTGAGATCAGAATGCAGTTCCTAAAAGTTTCTAGTCACATTAATATTTTGGAGT from Zingiber officinale cultivar Zhangliang chromosome 6B, Zo_v1.1, whole genome shotgun sequence carries:
- the LOC121993151 gene encoding ubiquitin-conjugating enzyme E2 7, coding for MAAASQASLLLQKQLRDLAKNPVDGFSAGLVDDGNIFEWNVTIIGPPDTLYDGGYFNAIMSFPSNYPNSPPTVRFTSEMWHPNVYMDGRVCISILHPPGDDPNGYELASERWSPVHTVESIVLSIISMLSSPNDESPANVEAAKDWRDRRDEFKKKVSRTVRRSQEML
- the LOC121993149 gene encoding serine/arginine-rich SC35-like splicing factor SCL30; its protein translation is MRRYSPPYHSPPRRGYGGRGRSPPRRGYGGGYGGKEQGSGSLLVRNIPLNCRPEDLRAQFDRFGPVRDVYLPKNYYSGEPRGFAFIEFVDPYDASEAQYHMNRQVFGGREITVVVAAESRKRPDEMRKRGRVRGPSGYDRRRPSHHGRSRSRSRSRSHSPRYSSRARHHSRSYSPAPKSRHDDYSPNRRQRSQTRSPREHSRERSEDDDHRINSPSYKDANRNGDANGYDDKRLHDAEGSRHQRSPRPKRPSVSPPGSRSRSADSSPR